One Lysinibacillus fusiformis genomic window carries:
- a CDS encoding MATE family efflux transporter — translation MYETTTLKEKYALMLKMIVPILVTQVAIYLISFFDILMSSRYGTPDLAGVSIGSSIWMPVYTGLSGILLAITPIVSQLVGAKKEMDAKKAVQQGLYVAILIVIIILVILITGIDWFLGIMQLEATVHHIAKSYIYAMCVGLLPLFLFFVLRCFIDALGQTRVTMMITLLATPINILLNYLFIFGKFGAPELGGIGAGVATAITYWLIFFITVWIVAKRKPFERFRIFHEWPKLEWLRWKEILIIGVPIGISLFAETSIFSAVTMMMSRFSTEIIAAHQIALNFTSLLYMVPLSISMGVTILVGFEIGAGRMHSAKIYSFICVGTAIGFSFISACILFMLREPVANMYSTDAKVLEYAVQFLVFAAIFQLSDAIQAPVQGALRGYKDVTVTFIMAIISYWVIGLPVGYALANYTDFGPFGYWIGLVAGLSAGAITLLIRLLLVQRKFAT, via the coding sequence ATGTACGAAACAACAACGTTAAAAGAGAAATATGCATTAATGCTGAAAATGATTGTACCTATTTTAGTAACTCAAGTAGCCATTTATTTAATCTCGTTTTTCGATATTTTAATGTCTAGTCGCTATGGCACTCCTGATTTAGCAGGCGTTTCAATCGGTTCATCTATTTGGATGCCTGTCTATACAGGACTTTCTGGCATTTTATTGGCAATTACACCCATCGTCTCACAACTTGTCGGTGCTAAAAAAGAAATGGATGCAAAAAAGGCTGTACAACAGGGATTGTATGTAGCTATACTGATCGTTATTATTATTTTAGTTATTTTAATCACAGGCATTGATTGGTTTCTAGGCATTATGCAATTAGAAGCTACAGTGCATCATATCGCTAAATCTTATATTTATGCTATGTGTGTTGGACTATTACCACTATTTTTATTTTTTGTACTACGTTGCTTCATCGATGCACTTGGGCAAACAAGGGTAACGATGATGATAACTTTGCTCGCTACACCGATTAATATTTTGTTAAATTACCTTTTTATTTTCGGTAAGTTTGGTGCACCTGAACTAGGTGGCATTGGTGCTGGTGTCGCCACTGCTATTACCTACTGGTTAATTTTCTTTATCACCGTATGGATTGTTGCGAAGCGCAAACCTTTTGAACGCTTTCGTATTTTTCATGAGTGGCCAAAGCTTGAATGGCTACGTTGGAAGGAAATCTTAATCATCGGTGTACCCATAGGCATATCTTTATTTGCCGAAACCAGTATTTTTTCTGCAGTGACCATGATGATGAGTCGTTTTAGTACTGAAATCATTGCCGCACATCAAATTGCATTAAATTTTACGAGCCTGCTATATATGGTTCCTCTTAGTATTTCAATGGGTGTAACGATTTTAGTTGGTTTTGAAATAGGTGCTGGGCGAATGCATAGTGCAAAAATTTATAGTTTTATTTGTGTAGGTACTGCGATTGGATTTAGTTTTATCTCCGCTTGTATCCTCTTTATGCTACGTGAACCAGTTGCAAATATGTATTCAACAGATGCAAAAGTTCTGGAGTATGCAGTGCAATTTTTAGTGTTCGCAGCTATTTTCCAGCTTTCAGATGCTATTCAGGCACCTGTTCAGGGAGCATTACGTGGTTATAAGGATGTGACGGTAACCTTTATAATGGCAATCATATCATATTGGGTTATTGGTCTACCTGTCGGATATGCACTTGCAAACTATACCGATTTTGGTCCATTCGGCTATTGGATTGGACTTGTAGCAGGCCTTTCTGCAGGCGCCATCACGTTATTAATTCGCTTACTACTCGTGCAACGAAAATTCGCGACATAA
- a CDS encoding Ger(x)C family spore germination protein, translating into MYRKGIMLLVVVLLAGCWDERLYKNSSVVTLVGVDGYIGEYTGYYAYPKTTANQSEIMIIESTGLSPRDVRDKANMKIEQTLDLSELSTILISDKTVKAPLYDILDIYFRDPQNPITIKIAITEGDVKPYMDLTKNLADSAGGYYQRFIESSEDNTIYPKLDLQTVGSLLFDNAIDNAIPYIKMNDTENRAEAAGVALFSGSTFTGEVLDSKQSLIMLLLMNQASQHARITYMLTLDDKEIPITSEVIHIKRKWTVNEALKTIKMNYTIDIEVDEFSHDKLYESNIRDDVQAMLQKKVQADFEEVLKILQEQKSDTLGIGRHIRSYHPKMFKEDWHEQFASLTLEPKVKVKIIRTGVLR; encoded by the coding sequence ATGTATCGAAAAGGGATAATGCTACTTGTAGTTGTTCTCCTTGCTGGCTGCTGGGATGAACGGTTATATAAAAACTCTTCAGTCGTCACACTTGTTGGTGTAGATGGCTATATTGGCGAATATACTGGCTACTACGCGTACCCCAAAACAACAGCAAATCAAAGTGAAATCATGATTATTGAATCCACTGGTCTATCACCACGTGATGTTCGTGACAAAGCAAATATGAAAATAGAACAAACGCTTGATTTATCCGAGTTGTCGACAATTTTAATTTCCGATAAAACGGTAAAGGCGCCACTCTATGATATATTGGATATCTATTTTCGTGACCCTCAAAATCCTATTACTATCAAGATTGCTATAACGGAAGGTGACGTAAAACCGTATATGGATCTGACAAAGAATCTAGCGGATAGTGCAGGTGGATATTATCAACGATTTATTGAAAGCTCGGAAGATAACACGATTTATCCAAAACTCGATTTGCAGACAGTGGGCTCGTTGTTATTTGATAATGCTATTGATAACGCCATCCCTTATATAAAAATGAATGACACCGAAAATAGAGCGGAAGCGGCGGGGGTTGCGCTTTTTTCAGGCTCAACATTTACTGGTGAAGTATTAGATTCAAAACAATCATTGATCATGCTGTTGCTCATGAATCAAGCTAGTCAACATGCACGAATAACCTATATGTTGACATTAGATGATAAAGAAATACCAATAACTTCTGAAGTCATTCATATTAAACGCAAATGGACGGTTAACGAAGCATTAAAAACAATAAAGATGAATTATACAATTGATATAGAAGTTGATGAATTTTCGCATGATAAACTTTACGAAAGTAACATTCGGGATGATGTTCAAGCGATGCTACAAAAAAAAGTACAAGCTGATTTTGAAGAAGTTTTAAAGATATTACAAGAACAAAAATCGGATACTTTAGGAATTGGACGACATATTCGTTCCTATCATCCAAAAATGTTTAAGGAAGACTGGCACGAACAATTTGCTTCGCTTACCTTAGAACCAAAGGTCAAGGTGAAGATTATTCGTACAGGAGTTTTACGTTAA
- a CDS encoding GerAB/ArcD/ProY family transporter has translation MSFSLSKAQFFLLLFIIETGIVYISFQTPLISVGRNLAWLSFIIASVIHYLLIIFYERYYVYFYLNMFFQWLYKIYWFCITVVFIAYMEYVLASWVLPQTPEWVVVIVIVALSLYANLSRPETVINIGVTLLPIIFLFIVFLMLAVPDLNWANLFPLEFNNMRQIIEGINYSIFAFLGVEMFLIYRPFLQRELSLKGKPLFFYQQVIFVFYMISILFTQMFFTLDEVKLVPEPIIYILKAQEVTFVKRLDIFFVYIWLSWSIVTIMIFGLTFRVVHFVKKRKRPKLNIFIYHILLAIFPLFFIQFNRIEVIRNSLHYIFLVFTFLLPIVIIFWNKWRGKKCIEKG, from the coding sequence TTGAGTTTTTCCCTATCAAAAGCACAATTCTTTTTACTATTATTTATTATAGAGACAGGTATTGTATATATTTCTTTTCAAACACCACTTATTAGCGTAGGTCGAAATTTAGCGTGGTTATCATTTATAATTGCAAGTGTAATCCACTATTTGTTAATCATTTTTTATGAACGATATTATGTTTATTTTTATTTAAATATGTTTTTTCAATGGCTATATAAAATTTATTGGTTTTGTATTACTGTAGTATTTATTGCCTATATGGAATATGTTTTAGCGTCATGGGTTCTACCACAAACACCGGAATGGGTTGTCGTCATTGTTATTGTTGCGCTTTCTTTATACGCAAATTTAAGTCGGCCAGAGACAGTAATTAATATTGGTGTAACGCTCTTACCTATAATTTTTCTATTCATTGTGTTCTTGATGCTAGCTGTGCCAGATCTTAACTGGGCAAATCTTTTTCCACTCGAATTTAACAACATGAGACAAATTATAGAAGGAATCAATTATAGTATCTTTGCTTTTTTGGGCGTCGAGATGTTCCTTATTTATCGTCCCTTTTTACAACGGGAATTGTCTTTAAAAGGGAAGCCATTATTTTTTTATCAACAAGTTATTTTTGTTTTTTATATGATTTCGATTCTTTTTACTCAAATGTTTTTCACTCTTGACGAAGTGAAACTAGTACCAGAGCCGATTATTTATATTTTAAAAGCGCAAGAAGTAACGTTTGTGAAGCGACTTGATATTTTTTTCGTTTATATTTGGTTATCATGGTCCATCGTGACAATTATGATTTTTGGTCTAACATTTAGAGTGGTGCATTTTGTAAAAAAAAGAAAACGTCCCAAATTAAATATCTTTATTTATCATATCTTACTGGCCATTTTCCCTCTTTTTTTTATTCAATTTAATCGAATTGAAGTGATTAGAAATTCATTGCATTACATTTTTCTGGTTTTTACCTTTTTATTACCGATTGTCATTATTTTTTGGAATAAGTGGAGGGGGAAAAAATGTATCGAAAAGGGATAA
- a CDS encoding spore germination protein: MDKVELMMKSMQKAFYHSSDFTVRQVDWRNGSSAILCFYASLVDAKEVQRILDTIYARLDTEKPYWSETLVSTLEQFTMPQAVERICKGETLIVLPDSGEMLSLTILNEVNRNPDEPNNEHILRGSHDGLIENLDTNLALLRKRINNPALIVKSFSIGKETNTRAYYLYMDGVIKPETLQELEKRIQAIEIDYFYSIGQLSDVLEDSVWSPFPQLLNTERPDRVVANLVEGKVVVMTNTTPTAVIAPVTFFSFYQSPDDYNARVLVGSFYRIVRLLSFITAVFLPAFYIAVISFHFEVLPLELSNQVKGDVNQIPYRPLIEALILEIIMELIRESSIRLPQSVGQTIGIVGGLVIGDAIVSAGLVSNLMVIVVALTAISSYVVPSMELNTTIRLLRFPFMVLASLFGFFGIVIGVVILLIHLINLSSLKQPYFAPIVPFQPKELYKIFLRGPFIKPTVQVTSFSPPKDDRVKNGDTP; encoded by the coding sequence ATGGATAAAGTGGAATTAATGATGAAAAGTATGCAGAAAGCCTTTTATCATTCATCTGATTTTACAGTTAGACAGGTAGATTGGCGGAATGGATCATCTGCGATATTATGCTTTTATGCCTCACTAGTAGATGCAAAAGAAGTACAAAGAATTCTCGATACTATTTATGCACGCCTAGATACGGAGAAACCCTATTGGAGTGAAACCTTAGTATCGACGCTTGAACAGTTCACGATGCCGCAAGCAGTTGAACGTATATGTAAGGGAGAAACGCTGATTGTATTACCTGATTCGGGTGAAATGCTTTCTCTCACTATATTGAATGAGGTAAACCGAAATCCAGATGAACCGAATAATGAACATATTCTTCGCGGCTCACATGATGGGCTCATCGAAAATCTTGATACTAATTTAGCTTTGTTACGGAAACGAATTAATAATCCTGCCCTGATCGTGAAATCTTTCAGTATTGGTAAAGAGACAAATACAAGGGCCTACTATCTATATATGGATGGTGTTATAAAACCAGAAACTCTACAGGAGTTAGAAAAACGCATTCAAGCAATTGAAATTGACTATTTTTATAGTATCGGTCAATTAAGCGATGTGTTAGAAGATTCGGTATGGTCGCCATTTCCTCAATTACTAAATACGGAGCGACCGGATCGCGTGGTCGCCAATTTAGTAGAAGGCAAAGTCGTTGTCATGACCAATACTACACCGACAGCTGTAATAGCACCTGTGACTTTTTTCTCCTTTTACCAGTCACCGGATGATTATAACGCTCGTGTGTTAGTTGGATCGTTTTATCGAATAGTTCGGTTACTGTCCTTTATTACAGCAGTTTTTTTGCCCGCTTTTTATATTGCGGTGATAAGCTTTCACTTTGAAGTACTGCCATTAGAATTGAGCAATCAAGTCAAAGGGGACGTCAATCAAATACCCTATCGGCCCCTAATTGAAGCGCTTATCTTAGAAATTATTATGGAATTGATACGTGAGTCAAGTATTCGCTTACCACAATCTGTAGGTCAAACTATAGGTATTGTTGGGGGGCTAGTTATTGGGGATGCGATAGTTAGTGCCGGACTCGTCTCTAATTTAATGGTCATTGTAGTTGCTTTAACTGCAATCTCTAGCTATGTTGTCCCTTCAATGGAGTTAAATACGACGATTCGATTGCTACGTTTCCCGTTTATGGTGTTAGCATCTTTATTTGGTTTTTTCGGCATTGTCATCGGTGTTGTAATTTTATTAATTCATCTGATTAATTTAAGTTCGTTAAAGCAGCCTTATTTTGCGCCTATTGTGCCATTTCAGCCAAAAGAATTGTATAAAATATTTTTACGTGGTCCATTTATCAAACCAACTGTCCAAGTAACATCGTTTAGTCCCCCGAAGGATGATCGAGTAAAGAATGGTGATACTCCTTGA
- a CDS encoding CAP domain-containing protein → MKKTLTAICVTFLLAAPIQLASAASNTTEGNTVKQTTNCTTYYYKWSSNNWQVKKPAKVTTPSKSTQTTTNNTQTTTNNTQTTQKENTTTAPSTTTPTTTTSDVTAFEQEVVKLTNAERTKAGLSPLQTDAKLMAAAREKSQDMQTKNYFSHTSPTFGSPFDRMKALGITYKGAGENIAKGQRTPQEVVQAWMDSPGHRANILNAKFTHIGVGYVKSGNYWTQQFIQK, encoded by the coding sequence ATGAAAAAAACACTCACTGCAATTTGTGTCACATTTCTATTAGCAGCTCCAATTCAGTTGGCTTCTGCTGCATCTAATACTACAGAGGGGAATACAGTCAAACAAACAACAAACTGTACAACTTATTACTATAAATGGTCAAGTAACAACTGGCAGGTGAAAAAACCAGCAAAGGTTACAACACCTTCAAAATCAACACAAACAACTACAAATAATACACAAACAACTACAAATAATACACAAACAACGCAAAAAGAAAATACAACAACAGCACCATCTACTACAACGCCGACAACAACAACGTCTGATGTCACTGCATTTGAACAAGAAGTAGTAAAATTAACGAATGCAGAACGTACAAAAGCTGGATTATCACCACTACAAACGGATGCAAAATTAATGGCTGCAGCTCGTGAGAAATCACAAGATATGCAAACAAAAAACTATTTCTCACATACAAGTCCAACATTTGGTTCACCATTTGATCGCATGAAAGCATTAGGTATAACGTATAAAGGAGCAGGTGAAAACATTGCCAAAGGTCAACGTACACCACAAGAGGTTGTACAAGCTTGGATGGATTCACCAGGTCACCGTGCTAATATTTTAAATGCTAAGTTTACACATATTGGTGTAGGTTATGTGAAGTCAGGTAACTACTGGACTCAACAATTTATTCAAAAATAA
- a CDS encoding CobW family GTP-binding protein, whose translation MKDVYLFSGFLGSGKTSMLTDVIRQLKENGLKPAVIMNELGKLPFDSQAVEEDVPLKEMLDGCICCSGAEKTEAQIQSLLLDSEFDVLIIETTGAAHPVEALDAVYSPLFAEQLHVKGIVTVADSKLWLNRGTLTPQIRSLFMEQIRHAHLLLANKIDLLTETEQAQVVYELQGFNPHAFILQTTNGRVPLHLLENLTATAQVDKRDIVSAPISSTQLGSRLVEFREETFTQEQFEEWVRHLPDSVYRMKGYVPVEGIRNPMLFQYAYGMVQWLPEYVKMPAKLVIIGENVGAVSVIGVDY comes from the coding sequence GTGAAAGATGTATACTTATTTAGTGGATTTTTAGGGAGCGGTAAAACATCTATGTTGACTGATGTCATTCGTCAACTAAAAGAAAATGGATTAAAGCCCGCTGTCATTATGAATGAACTTGGAAAATTACCATTCGACTCACAAGCTGTTGAAGAAGATGTACCACTTAAAGAAATGCTAGATGGCTGTATTTGCTGTTCCGGAGCTGAAAAAACAGAGGCTCAAATACAATCGCTTCTATTAGATAGTGAATTTGATGTGCTTATTATTGAAACAACTGGAGCGGCACACCCCGTAGAAGCATTAGATGCTGTCTATTCACCGTTATTTGCAGAACAGTTGCATGTAAAAGGCATTGTCACAGTGGCTGACTCGAAGTTATGGCTTAATCGCGGGACGTTAACTCCACAAATACGTTCATTATTTATGGAGCAAATTCGTCATGCTCATTTATTACTTGCTAATAAAATAGACTTACTGACAGAAACGGAGCAAGCTCAGGTAGTATATGAGTTACAAGGCTTTAATCCGCATGCATTTATTTTACAAACGACAAATGGCCGCGTGCCATTACATTTACTAGAAAACTTAACGGCAACGGCACAAGTGGATAAACGCGATATTGTGAGTGCACCTATTTCATCGACCCAATTGGGCTCACGGTTGGTAGAATTTAGAGAAGAAACTTTTACGCAAGAACAGTTTGAAGAGTGGGTTCGCCATTTACCTGATTCCGTGTACCGTATGAAGGGTTACGTGCCAGTAGAGGGAATAAGAAATCCGATGTTATTCCAATATGCATATGGCATGGTGCAGTGGCTCCCAGAATACGTAAAGATGCCTGCAAAACTTGTGATTATAGGAGAAAATGTAGGAGCTGTATCGGTGATTGGCGTGGATTATTAA
- a CDS encoding lmo1851 family serine protease, protein MDEQKKDDLEQQEQTPQVEVKPAGQFIQMKPFKLIMLMFFTILITAGLTIFALTFGEKKVVEVKVPIERAEFTKLYEAFDMLKSKYYKDIDDEKVVDGAINGMFDALDDPYSDFMVKDEAEKFNTGLSSSFQGIGAEIQERNGFITVVSPIKNSPAEKAGLLPKDIILTVDGKSIQGFSASEAVALIRGEKGTPVKLTVKRGENAEAIQMTIIRDDIPVETVYGEMLDGNIAHIQITSFSEQTAEELEKILAEYEGKGMKGIVMDLRQNPGGYLDAALEISNLFVAEGKPIVQVQEKDEEPAIKNAIGGKKYNLPVTVLVDSGSASASEILAAALSESVGAKIVGETSFGKGTVQNVTPLKDGSNLKFTTGKWLTPKGNWINEKGIEPDVKVPYPSYASLPFLDASFEMKEGLQSEAVKAAEEMLEVLGYEPGKVDGVFDQYTERAVKKLQEVNKLEETGVLTGETTYALMDALRTKMKSDDPQLLKAKELLTGGKE, encoded by the coding sequence ATGGATGAACAGAAAAAAGATGATTTAGAACAGCAGGAACAAACACCGCAAGTAGAAGTAAAACCAGCGGGACAATTTATTCAGATGAAACCGTTTAAATTGATTATGCTGATGTTCTTTACAATCTTAATTACCGCAGGTTTAACGATTTTTGCGTTAACATTTGGTGAAAAGAAAGTAGTTGAAGTGAAGGTTCCGATAGAACGTGCGGAATTTACAAAACTATATGAAGCATTTGATATGCTAAAAAGCAAATATTACAAAGATATTGATGATGAAAAAGTGGTCGATGGTGCAATCAATGGCATGTTCGACGCGTTAGATGATCCGTATTCTGATTTTATGGTGAAAGATGAGGCTGAAAAATTCAACACAGGTCTTTCGTCAAGTTTCCAAGGGATTGGCGCGGAAATCCAAGAACGAAATGGCTTTATAACAGTAGTGTCACCAATAAAAAATTCACCTGCTGAAAAAGCGGGACTATTACCGAAAGATATTATTCTGACGGTCGATGGGAAAAGCATTCAAGGATTTAGTGCTTCGGAGGCTGTAGCACTCATTCGTGGTGAAAAAGGGACGCCCGTGAAGTTAACTGTAAAACGCGGTGAAAATGCTGAAGCAATCCAAATGACGATTATTCGTGATGATATTCCTGTAGAAACTGTTTACGGTGAGATGCTAGATGGGAATATTGCTCATATTCAAATAACTTCATTTAGTGAACAAACTGCAGAAGAGTTAGAAAAAATCCTTGCTGAGTATGAAGGAAAAGGCATGAAAGGGATTGTTATGGATTTACGACAAAACCCGGGTGGCTATCTAGATGCTGCGCTTGAAATTTCGAATTTATTCGTTGCAGAAGGTAAGCCGATTGTTCAAGTACAAGAAAAAGACGAGGAGCCAGCTATCAAAAATGCCATCGGTGGTAAAAAATATAATTTACCAGTGACGGTTCTTGTTGACAGTGGTAGTGCGTCTGCTTCTGAAATTTTAGCTGCAGCGTTAAGTGAATCTGTAGGGGCAAAAATAGTTGGCGAAACATCTTTCGGTAAAGGTACCGTACAAAATGTTACACCACTAAAAGATGGCTCTAATCTAAAATTCACAACGGGCAAATGGCTAACACCAAAAGGAAACTGGATTAATGAAAAAGGGATTGAACCAGATGTGAAAGTCCCTTATCCATCGTATGCCTCACTACCATTTTTAGATGCTTCATTTGAAATGAAAGAGGGCTTACAATCAGAAGCTGTGAAAGCAGCAGAAGAAATGTTAGAGGTCCTAGGGTACGAGCCTGGGAAAGTTGATGGAGTTTTTGACCAATATACGGAACGTGCAGTGAAGAAACTACAAGAAGTAAATAAGCTTGAAGAAACAGGTGTTTTAACGGGCGAAACAACATATGCATTAATGGATGCTTTACGTACAAAAATGAAGTCAGATGATCCGCAATTGTTAAAAGCAAAAGAACTGCTTACTGGTGGTAAAGAGTAA
- a CDS encoding N-acetylmuramoyl-L-alanine amidase: MVTIRQKLVSATQAAKITNGKNNAKKYIVVHETDNTSVGADADAHARLQGNGNSRDASWHWQVDDKEAVQSFAHYWQCWGAGTYIGNNQGIQIEICVNSDGNYKKAVENAASLIAKIIKDENISIDNIVQHHYFSGKNCPRNMRAGKISWSNFLKMIADADTQQPENPSTEPLKYRLLTGTYSTRKAAQSVLEVMQHRFGWVAYIEQDGTKYRVKTGTFTGLNAAQHAENKIKTAKLAQVTYIVPA, from the coding sequence TTGGTAACAATTCGACAAAAATTAGTGTCGGCTACTCAGGCAGCCAAAATAACGAATGGTAAAAACAATGCAAAAAAATATATTGTTGTACATGAAACTGACAATACCAGTGTAGGAGCCGACGCAGATGCTCACGCAAGGCTACAAGGAAATGGAAATAGCCGAGATGCCAGTTGGCATTGGCAAGTGGATGATAAGGAAGCTGTACAATCGTTTGCGCATTATTGGCAATGCTGGGGAGCTGGGACTTATATAGGAAACAATCAAGGGATTCAAATTGAAATATGTGTGAATAGTGACGGGAATTACAAGAAGGCCGTGGAAAATGCGGCGAGTCTTATTGCAAAAATTATAAAAGATGAGAATATATCAATTGACAACATTGTACAGCATCACTATTTTAGTGGGAAAAACTGTCCAAGAAATATGAGAGCTGGAAAAATCTCTTGGTCCAATTTTTTAAAAATGATTGCAGATGCAGATACACAACAGCCAGAGAACCCCTCAACGGAGCCATTAAAATACCGTCTTTTAACTGGAACGTACAGTACACGGAAAGCTGCGCAGAGCGTTTTAGAAGTGATGCAGCATCGCTTTGGCTGGGTTGCTTATATAGAGCAGGATGGAACTAAATATCGAGTGAAAACAGGTACATTTACAGGTTTGAACGCTGCACAGCATGCAGAAAATAAAATAAAAACTGCGAAATTGGCGCAAGTTACGTATATTGTCCCTGCATAA
- a CDS encoding VOC family protein, with the protein MQQPLLKGMEGVFIPIKDPQVSAKWYEEKLGFTLIYLEKDAAVMKIADTSQTVVCLVRVKDHHPMEFPNNNFGVGKYYNFITHNIEETYRILVDKNVKVNAIDGEGTTKFFTFYDLDGNPLGVCQ; encoded by the coding sequence ATGCAACAACCTTTATTGAAGGGAATGGAAGGAGTATTTATTCCAATTAAAGATCCACAAGTCTCAGCAAAGTGGTATGAAGAGAAGCTTGGCTTTACACTTATTTATCTTGAAAAAGATGCTGCAGTGATGAAAATAGCTGATACATCCCAAACAGTAGTATGTCTTGTAAGGGTCAAGGATCATCACCCAATGGAATTTCCAAATAATAACTTTGGAGTAGGGAAATATTATAACTTTATCACACACAATATTGAAGAGACATATAGAATTTTAGTTGATAAAAACGTTAAAGTGAATGCAATTGATGGGGAAGGAACGACTAAATTTTTCACTTTTTATGACCTTGATGGAAATCCTTTAGGTGTTTGTCAATAA
- a CDS encoding GNAT family N-acetyltransferase: MCNVQLVELNNDMLEGIGSYCLRSKKKSAGYMNKSSWLNDRFEEGLKYVQLIENQKQLGFIEYTEAEFSSRVVHADGYLVIHCLWVSEVGKGYGTQLINKCLDDARKLSKKGVVVVTNSKTSWAPSKDIFLNNHFAVVDTAPYDFELLAYKFNNETVNPYFPHDWSERTKKFNNLTILRSFQCPYVEIATENMMAGANKLGIDLDIIDIKNRQELMAISPTPYGIFSVIFKGQLITFHRLTVHSVVKKLKELM, encoded by the coding sequence TTGTGTAATGTTCAATTAGTTGAGTTAAATAATGACATGCTGGAAGGCATAGGAAGTTATTGTTTAAGAAGTAAAAAGAAATCGGCAGGATATATGAATAAAAGCAGTTGGCTAAATGATCGATTCGAGGAAGGGTTAAAATATGTCCAGTTAATTGAAAATCAAAAACAACTAGGATTTATCGAATACACTGAAGCAGAATTTTCTTCTAGGGTCGTACACGCTGACGGCTATTTAGTCATCCATTGTCTGTGGGTAAGTGAGGTCGGTAAAGGCTATGGGACTCAACTAATAAACAAATGTCTAGATGATGCAAGAAAGTTATCAAAAAAAGGTGTCGTAGTTGTTACTAATTCGAAAACGTCTTGGGCACCCAGTAAGGATATTTTTTTAAATAATCACTTCGCAGTAGTTGATACGGCTCCATATGATTTTGAATTACTTGCCTATAAATTTAACAATGAAACAGTGAATCCTTATTTTCCACATGATTGGAGTGAGCGAACGAAGAAATTCAATAACTTAACGATTCTTCGTTCCTTCCAATGCCCATATGTAGAGATCGCGACTGAAAATATGATGGCAGGAGCAAATAAATTAGGAATTGATCTTGACATCATCGACATTAAAAATAGACAAGAGCTAATGGCCATATCGCCGACACCATACGGTATTTTTTCAGTTATTTTTAAGGGCCAACTTATTACCTTTCATAGATTAACCGTTCATTCGGTCGTTAAAAAATTAAAAGAACTAATGTAA
- the fabZ gene encoding 3-hydroxyacyl-ACP dehydratase FabZ, with product MLDSQNIKDVIMHRYPFLLVDGILELEEGKRAIGIKNVTINEEFLKGHFPNYPIMPGVLIVEALAQVSAIIMSTKEGNQGRLGLLAGIDNCRFKKQVKPGDQLRLEVEITRLKGPIGKGKGMATVDGELVCETELIFAFGN from the coding sequence ATGCTAGATAGTCAAAACATTAAGGACGTTATAATGCACCGCTACCCGTTTCTTTTAGTAGATGGAATTTTAGAATTAGAAGAAGGAAAGAGAGCTATTGGTATTAAAAATGTTACTATTAATGAAGAATTTCTAAAAGGTCATTTTCCTAATTATCCAATTATGCCAGGTGTGTTAATTGTAGAAGCATTAGCGCAAGTAAGTGCGATAATCATGTCAACAAAAGAAGGAAATCAAGGTAGGTTAGGTCTATTAGCAGGTATCGATAATTGCCGTTTTAAAAAACAAGTAAAACCAGGGGATCAGCTACGTCTTGAAGTGGAGATTACACGACTAAAAGGTCCTATTGGTAAAGGGAAAGGGATGGCAACTGTGGACGGAGAATTAGTATGTGAGACGGAGCTGATATTTGCATTTGGGAATTAA